One stretch of Gouania willdenowi chromosome 16, fGouWil2.1, whole genome shotgun sequence DNA includes these proteins:
- the LOC114477837 gene encoding zinc-binding protein A33-like, producing the protein MNWNGKSEQNFRTSIVSWMKEESRDLERLEREKQKQLKQLKEREKKIAQQGKDLERGMMVLNNKLTEDDSPKLLKEIQDLIKRSQVSFVPPPEVDAEVRSGQFVGPIQYRIWKHMKNCLYPNVTSMTLDPETAHPALSLSQSVHVSLV; encoded by the exons ATGAACTGGAACGGGAAATCAGAGCAGAATTTCAGAACCTCCATCGTTTCTTGGATGAAGGAGGAGAGTAGAGACCTGGAGCGCCTCGAGAGGGAGAAACAGAAGCAATTAAAACAGCTAAAAGAGAGGGAGAAGAAGATAGCCCAACAAGGCAAGGACCTGGAGAGAGGGATGATGGTACTGAACAATAAACTAACTGAAGACGACAGTCCCAAACTGCTCAAA GAAATACAGGATCTCATAAAAAG GTCTCAGGTCAGCTTTGTTCCTCCACCAGAAGTAGACGCAGAGGTTCGCTCTGGTCAGTTTGTGGGGCCCATCCAGTACAGAATATGGAAGCACATGAAAAACTGCCTCTACCCAA ATGTAACATCTATGACCCTGGACCCAGAAACAGCCCATCCTGCCCTGTCCTTGTCTCAGTCGGTGCACGTCAGTTTGGTTTGA
- the LOC114477838 gene encoding uncharacterized protein LOC114477838, translated as MDKSAMMLTVGIITLGVLISTVLSAPIKDDEDSLTLFLREDLHIQLPSLTVEVMFRNQSAYNSPEVVLMRGATTINPRVKLNRKLSHLVVESVGEGDEGVYTLRNPDTPEDVKRIRLIVRDCTNEQIIKYGDNYHIPLTGIIGPITVEYRPLAVEANQTSKPALVVLTTTETSPEAYRGRISVSERYVTLKTVTGADEGSYTIWDNKGLIQRKECLNVKEHHNFVTLQFGKRLKINLILSKALVHLYYTPSSDLTPRLLMENGEFTDVQTELGLQDRLSLDGSVVYLDQVKSSDAGQFKITDMRGFTVSTVHLVLEPYKLEVSSMWLLLPCGEKHHQTERGIQAFQADTTEKSQSTEVDIKGLEVSSKEVGVGNLETSDSGVGFNTALPLDTDTDATDQIPDSEDATISAPEPMPTPSPAADSKPSAPPATDNKHSPVYKAKVSPAPETKKTPDQPSDVKLDVPKTADVKLSPASSPEPKAGLSPAEPKPQAPSPSPELKPASPKAPTSTPVSKSPLNPKPEPLKPTHTRTHHQRYTRTRCGFKTRLCS; from the exons atGGACAAATCAGCCATGATGTTGACAGTCGGCATTATCACGCTTGGTGTTTTGATCAGCACAG ttcttTCTGCTCCAATTAAAg ATGATGAGGATTCCTTGACCCTGTTCCTACGGGAGGATTTGCACATCCAGCTGCCCTCGCTTACAGTGGAGGTCATGTTTCGCAACCAGTCTGCTTATAATTCACCTGAAGTGGTCCTGATGAGGGGCGCCACAACTATCAACCCCCGGGTCAAACTCAACCGGAAACTCAGCCACCTTGTAGTGGAGTCCGTGGGTGAGGGAGACGAGGGGGTGTACACCTTGAGGAATCCCGACACCCCAGAGGATGTCAAGCGTATTAGGCTCATAGTCAGAG ATTGTACCAATGaacaaattataaaatatgGAGACAACTACCATATACCTCTAACCGGGATTATTGGTCCAATTACCGTTGAGTATCGGCCCCTTGCTGTTGAGGCCAACCAGACATCCAA ACCAGCTCTGGTGGTGCTGACCACGACAGAGACGTCCCCAGAGGCCTACCGTGGCCGCATTAGCGTCAGCGAACGTTACGTCACCCTAAAAACTGTCACAGGTGCCGATGAGGGCAGCTACACCATCTGGGACAATAAAGGTCTAATTCAAAGGAAAGAGTGTCTCAATGTCAAAG AGCACCACAACTTTGTGACCCTGCAGTTCGGTAAAAGGTTGAAGATCAACTTGATACTGAGCAAGGCACTGGTCCACCTCTACTACACCCCCAGCTCTGACCTTACTCCTCGTCTCCTGATGGAAAATGGAGAGTTTACAGAT GTCCAAACCGAACTGGGTCTGCAGGACCGTCTCTCACTGGATGGTTCAGTGGTTTATCTGGATCAGGTCAAAAGCTCAGACGCAGGCCAGTTCAAAATTACGGACATGCGGGGATTTACTGTGTCCACCGTTCATCTGGTGCTTGAAC CTTACAAACTGGAGGTCTCCTCTATGTGGCTATTATTGCCCT GTGgtgaaaaacatcaccaaaCTGAGCGAGGAATCCAAGCATTCCAGGCCGACACCACAGAGAAGTCTCAGAGCACTGAGGTGGACATCAAA GGTCTGGAAGTTTCTTCTAAAGAGGTTGGGGTTGGAAACCTAGAGACCAGTGATTCTGGCGTTGGCTTTAACACTGCCCTTCCTCTGGACACTGACACTGATGCCACCGATCAGATCCCTGACTCTGAGGACGCAACCATCTCAGCACCTGAACCCATGCCAACTCCTTCGCCTGCTGCTGACTCAAAACCCAGTGCTCCACCAGCTACGGACAATAAGCACAGTCCTGTATATAAAGCTAAAGTCAGCCCAGCCCCcgagacaaaaaaaacccctgaTCAGCCTTCGGATGTGAAGCTGGATGTGCCTAAAACAGCAGACGTCAAACTAAGCCCAGCCTCAAGCCCTGAACCCAAAGCTGGTCTGAGTCCAGCTGAGCCAAAGCCACAAGCACCCAGTCCGAGTCCTGAGCTAAAGCCTGCTTCTCCCAAGGCTCCCACTTCTACACCTGTAAGTAAAAGCCCCCTAAACCCCAAACCCGAACCTCTTAAACCAACCCACACCAGAACCCATCACCAACGGTACACCAGAACCAGGTGTGGATTCAAAACTAGGCTCTGCTCCTAA